In the genome of Maribacter forsetii DSM 18668, the window AGCTCAAATAGATCAGAAGAAATCTGTTATTTCTGAAACTAAAGAACGTTTATCTGAACGTGAGGCTCACCTTAAGCACAAGAAAAGCGAATTAAACGCTATTCTTGCTGAAACTGAGAAAGAAGAAAAAGCGCTGTTAGAAGAGTCTATTAAATTTCAAGATAAAATTGAAGAGCGTTTGGTAAAGGCATATGCACGTATTCGTAACAATGTTAAGAATGGTTTAGCTGTTGTGCCAATTGAAAGAGGTGCTTCTGGTGGTTCTTTCTTTACTATTCCACCTCAGGTACAAGTTGAGATTGCTTCAAGAAAGAAGATTATTACTGATGAGCATAGTGGTCGTATTTTAGTTGATCCTACCCTTGCTGAAGAGGAAAGTGAAAAAATGCAAAAAATGTTCGCTAAATTATAATAGCAAACATCTAACATATATTAAAAAAGCCATCTTTAAAAGATGGCTTTTTTTGTTTAAATTCATGACTATGAAATCTTTAAAAATCCTTTTAATTTTTATAATGATGTATAGTCTTAATATAGAAGCTCAAGATTTATCGGACTACAAATGGAAAAATAGAATAGTTATTCTTTACGAAACTGAAAATAATATTGCCGAAGTAAAATCTGCCTTAGAAACTATTGAAAGTAATGCTTCAAAAATTAATGAAAGGGATATTATTGTTTTCAACTATAAAGACAGTGTATTATATACTACGGAAGGTAAAGCTACAGAAATTAAAAAATCCAGCACGTTACCAAAATCCTATAATGGCTATATATTAATTGGAAAAGATGGTGGCATTAAAGCCAAAAGCCCCTACCCTTTTAAAATACAACAGCTTATTGACTTAATTGACAGTATGCCCATGCGCAGAAGTGAAATGAAGTCCAATAAATAATTACCCCAGTAATTTGAGCATTAGCTCTTCTACCTCCTTACTATCCCATTTTTCATCTATTCCTGGTGTGCTCATGACTTTTTTCATAATCTCTTCCTGAGCATCTCCTTCTGCCAGTGCTTCTGCATAGGGTCTATTTGAAAATGTCACCCTACTATAGGCTGGCACCCATTTTTCTGGATGTTTTGCCGCAAAGTGTTTTTCAATTTTCTTTTGTAACAAGAAATTGCTATCTGCAGTTTTACTGCTCATTTCTACAAAGTTGCGATAGCTTAGCTCTGCAATAGCATCAGCGTTTGGCTTGCGCCTTTCTTGATATATCTCAAAAATACGCTGCCAGTCATCACCTAACTCCTGTATAATCTGATTTAAGACATAAATATCCTCAAACCCAGCATTCATGCCTTGACCATAAAAAGGCACTACAGCATGCGCAGAATCACCCACAAGGGCAACTTTATCCCAATAGGTCCACGGGTAGCACTTCATGGTAACCATGGCACTGGTAGGGTTCTTAAAAAAGTCTCCGGTTAAATTTTCTATATCATCCATTACGTTAGGGAAGTACGTATTGAAAAAATGTACCGCATCCTTTTTTGTCTTCAGACTATCAAAAGAAACATCACCCTCAAATGGCATAAATAAAGTACAGGTAAAACTGCCATCTAAGTTTGGCATTGCTATAAACATAAACTTACCGCGTGGCCAAATATGAAATGAGTGCTTATCTAATTTATGTGAACCATCCGCATTTGCAGGTATGGTCAATTCTTTATATCCTACATCAATAAAATCTTGCGAATAGTCAAATCTACTTCGCCTTTGCATTTTATGACGTACTCTTGAAAAAGCACCGTCGCATCCAAATACCAAATCGAAAGGGTATTCTATCCACTCCCCTTTTTCGCTTTCTCCCGTATAAACTTTTGCTTCGGGCAAATTAATATCCCAGACCTTTTCCTCAAAACGAAATTCTACTCCGTTCTTTTCAGCAAGATCAATCATGCGTCTATTAAGCACACCACGCGATATAGACCAAATAGCCTCACCGTCTTTGCCATATTTTTGAAAATACTGCTCTTTTCCAATGACGTGCATCGCCCTTTTATCTAAGGGTATGGCTATTTCCTTAATCTCTTCTTCTATGCCAACCGCCTTCAAGGCGTTCCAACCTCTATTACTCATTGCAAGGTTGATGGATCGTCCAGAAAATTCAACATTTCTAATATCTGGTCTGCGATCAAAAACGGTAATTTGATGTCCGTACCTCTTAAGGTAAATGGCTAGCAAGGATCCTACTAAGCCTGAGCCAATAATGGCAATATTCTTTTTTTCTTGCGTCATGTATATGGCTTTAAGCCAACATTAATTCAATGTTAAAAATAGGAAATTATACCCTCATTTCTTGTATAAACAGATAAACTAAGCAAATCATTTACCTTATTGAGTCCATATCTGTTTAATTTTTAATTATTTTTGTTAAACAAAATTTACAATTTGAAACATTTTAGTAAAGAAGAACTAGGCAAAATGCCTAGTAGATACAGAGCTCATTTAATTAATAGTTGTACCGGTTATAAATCTGCCAACTTATTAGGTTCTAAATCTGAAGCGGGTATAAGTAATTTGGCTATTTTCAATTCGGTGGTTCATATTGGTAGTACACCACCTATGCTAGGGTTTATTCTTAGACCTTTAACCGTTAAAAGAAATACCTATGCCAACTTCAAAGAAAGTGGATTTTTCACCGTCAACCAGGTAAACGAATCTATCATAAAAGATGCGCATCATACTGCAGCCAGCTATGATGAAGAGATTTCAGAGTTTTCAAAAACCAAATTAACCGAAACTTATTTAGATAATTTTCAGGCTCCATACGTAAAAGAGAGTGCTATAAAATTGGGTTGCAGCTATGTGAACGAATATGATATTAAAGAGAATGGTTGCCTACTGATAATCGGTGCTATTGAGCATGTCTATTTATCAGACGATATTTTACAAAATGACGGTTGGTTGCAATTAGACAAAGCGCAGACTGTCGCCATTAATGGATTGGATGCTTATGCCCTACCACAACTTTTAGCAAGATTCGCATATGCAAAACCAGACGAACCCAGTAAACTTATATAATAGTGGCTCATAAAAAAGTAAATCTGCAAACAAAAATTTGCGTAACGTGTAATAAACCATTTTCATGGCGTAAAAAGTGGGAACGCAATTGGGACGATGTAAAGTACTGCGGAGAAAAATGTAGACGAAATAAATTGAAAACAGCAATTCATGAATAATCTAATTTGGTTTAGAAACGACTTAAGGGTGCAAGACAACTCTTCATTAACCGAAGCAATGAAAGGGTCTAATGTTATTGGCTTTTACTGTTTTGAATCTAAATTTTTTGAAACCGATGAATTCGGATTTAAAAGAACTGAAAAGTATAGGGCAAATTTTTTAATTGAGACTGTTCAGCAATTAAAACAGGAACTTGAAAAAATCAATATACCGCTATTTATTTATCACGGTAATTCAGCAGATTACTTACCAGATTTAATTCAAAATCATAACATCAATTCTGTTTTCTTACAAAAAGAATGGACTAGAGATGAACAGGTTATACTAAACAATGTAAAGAACAACTTAGATCCCAATATAAATATTCACGAAGTATATGATCAATTTTTATTTCACCCAGATGATATTCCTTATGATGATTTTAGTTTAATTCCGAATGTCTTTACCACCTTCAGAAAAAAGTGTGAAGCAAACTCCAAAGTAAGACCAATTACCACATTACCTAATAAAATGCCTAGTGAAAATTTAATTGACACTAAGACCAAAATCCCTACTTTAAATTATTTAGGTTTAGACAATTATACTAACCATATAAATACCGCATTCCCCTTCAAAGGCGGAGAATTAGAGGCGTTAAAACGAATACAGAACTACTTTTGGGAAACGAGAAAACTAAGTTTTTATAAGAAAACCAGAAACGGATTAATTGGTACGGATTACAGTTCAAAACTTTCTGCTTGGCTGGCTAACGGTAGTATATCTCCAAGAACCATTTACTGGGAAATAAAGAATTACGAGAAAGAGATTGTAAAAAACCAAGATACCTATTGGTTAATTTTCGAATTGATTTGGAGAGATTTTTTTAAATATATTTCTCTTAAACATCACGATGCTATATTTAAGTTGGGTGGTATATTAAATAATACTTACGATCCTAAAACCAACGAAAAAGCCAAACATACTTGGATCAATGGTTTAACTAAAGAACCTTTTGTAAATGCCAATATGAAAGAACTATTAGAAACCGGATGGATGAGTAATAGAGGGCGACAAAACGTAGCTAGTTTTTGGTCTAAAGAATTAGAACAAGATTGGCGAATTGGTGCAGCCTATTTTGAAAGTATGTTAATTGATTATGATGTGCATAGTAATTGGGGAAATTGGATGTACAACAGCGGAGTAGGAAATGACCCTAGAAACCGAAAATTCAATATCAAAAGCCAAGCTGAACGATATGATGCTTCCGGTAAATATCAACTGTTGTGGTTACAAGAAACATTGTTCTAATCACAACTTTCAAAAAGACACGAAATAATGAAAATAGTACGCTTAATATTAGGTGATCAATTAAATCAAAATCACTCTTGGTTCTCAAACGTAAATGACGATATCACCTATGTAATAGCTGAAATGAGACAAGAAACCGATTATGTTAAACACCATATTCAAAAAGTGGTCGCTTTCTTTTTGGCTATGCGAAGTTTCAGAGATGACCTTTCTGAAAAAGGGCATCGATTTATCTATTACAAACTAAACGATAAAAACAACCCTCAAGATTTAGCACAGATAATATCCAACACTATCAAAGAAACAAATGCTGAAAAATTTGAATATCAGTTACCAGACGAATATAGACTGGATAAACAATTGCAAAAAATTTGCAGTTCGCTAGCCATAGCTACCGATAGTTTTGATACCGAACATTTTTACACTACTAGATATGAGTTAAAAGATTTCTATACCGGCAAGAAGCAAATGGTTATGGAAAGTTTTTATAGAATGATGCGTAAAAAGCATAGTATTATGGTGACTAATGACCAACCGGAAGGTGGTACATGGAACTATGACCAGAGCAACAGAAATAAATGGAAGGGCAAAACACCTATTCCTAAAGAAAAAGAGTTTTCTAAAAATGTAAATGAAATAGTTCAAATGTTGAACGATAAAAATGTTCAAACATTTGGCAATATAGATTCCACAGAATTTCCATGGCCGGTGACAAGAGAAGAATGCTTGAATACATTAGATTATTTCTGCAATGAACTACTACCACATTTTGGTGACTACCAAGATGCCATGCATACTGATGAGAAGTTTCTTTTTCACTCACGCCTATCATTTGCAATGAATGCTAAGATATTGGCACCAAATGAAGTTATCAATACTGTCTTAGACCATTTTTACGATAAATCCAACGATATAAACATATCTCAAGTTGAAGGTTTTGTACGACAAATTTTAGGTTGGAGAGAATATATGAGGGGTATTTATTGGAAAGAAATGCCCAAATACAAAGAACTGAACACATTAAACAATACCAATAAATTACCTGAGTTTTTTTGGACAGGTGACACGAAAATGAATTGTTTAAAAAAAGCTATTGGTCAAAGTTTAGATGCTTCTTATGCTCATCATATACAGCGCCTTATGGTTATCGGTAATTTTTCTTTATTGACCCAAATAGACCCAGATGAAGTTGATAAGTGGTATTTAGGTGTTTACATAGATGCTATTGAATGGGTTGAAATTACCAATACTAGAGGTATGAGCCAGTTTGCAGATGGTGGTATTGTTGCTACTAAACCATATGTTAGTAGCGCTAACTACATTAACAAAATGAGTAATTACTGCAGTGGTTGCCATTATAGCCAAACCAAAAAAATTGGTAAAAAAGCATGTCCTTTTAACTCTTTATATTGGAATTTTCTTTCTGATAAAAAGGAACATTTTATAGACAATCAACGTATGAATATGATGCTGGCACTTTTAAATAAAATGGACGGAAACAAACTAGCTGAAATTCAAGAAAGAGCTACCGAAATAATTAAAAATCCCGATGCATTTTAATAATTATTTAAACTAAAATTTACACTATAAATCGTTCTAATCTATAGTTTTGAAGCGTAAATAAATTGAACATTCCGCGAGAGCGCCTATATAAAGAAAACACCTTTTCATTGAAATGAAAAGGTGTTTTTGTTACGTCTTAAATCATAAAAAAAAATACACTTTTTAATCTTTATCCTCAAGCTTGTAATTACCTCTAATCGGTTGTATACATTGATTTTATCGACGAAATGCAAACACTCAATTCTCCTTACCTTTTACAACAATTTTAACAGTCTACAACAATTAATAATAAAGTGTCAAATACACTCTTAAATATAAAACATGATATTTCTTTATATATACAAAAATATAACTTACTGATTTTTAGATGTTTAAAAACTTATTATTTTTTAGTTATTTAAAACCCCAGATCTATCTGAAAGAAAAGGATTACAATTCTAACACCACACAATAACAGCACTTCACAACAACAATTAAATATTCAGAACGTATCAACGTTATTTTGGCAACGTATGTTCATCGACGAATATAACCGTGTGGACTATTAAATTGAGTTATTGAACAGACAGACCTTAATTTTGTGACAGAATTAGATCCCAAATCTGTTCCAAAACTTTTCTTAACCTGCTAGCCAATAATGTTTTGCACACAACTTGCAATCATTTTTGATAGGGTTAAGGATTAATATTAAGAATTAAACTTAACCATTATTATGAAGTCAAATTACACTTCTAACGACATCATCCCCCGTAACAGAAAATCAACAATTGTGCGCTCCATTTTTGGAATGCATGAAACAGCAGATGTTGCATCTAGTTTCAACAACTTGCACTGTTCCACAAACGGAGATGAATTTGTTCGTTTCAATGACCGCTCTAATAGATGTATTGAACATATACTTTACTTCAACAATAATTCTAAAAATAATCATTTGACAAATAATAATACTATTTGCTCAAACCATACCATTTCAAATAACCAAAAGAATCTATAATGAACAACTTAACTTTCATAAAATCGACATTGTTGTTATTTGTCATGTGGTTCTTTATTGGTTCTGCAGATGTAATGGCACAAACATTCTCAGTTTCTGATGCTAGTGCAAACGAAGGTGATGCTATGGAATTTACCGTAACTTCTGATAGCTTTTTATTTAGAAGTGTTACTTTCGATTTAGCCTATATTCCGGGATCGGCAATTGCGGCAGATTATTCTGGAGCTAATTCTGTTACTATTTTCTTTTTCGGAACTACCTCGACATTTTCCGTAAACGCATTAAACGATGACTGGGTAGAAGCCACACAACAACAATTTACATTAACCTTAAGCGACCCTTCTGGTACATATTCATTTTCTGACCCTGAAGGCACAGGTACTGTTATAGATACCGATGTTGCTTATGTAACTGGCAGCAATTATGATATTACAGAGGGTGGAGAAATACAATATAGTTTATCTCTATCTAATGGAACCAATTCTGGAGGTCAACAATATGTTGGTATAGAAGATGAATATAGTGTTGACTTTTCTGTAGAAACCAATCCAACCTCAATTAGCCCTGCAAGTGATGGCACAGATTTTAATTCTTTTATCACTACCGTTACTTTTCCTGCAGGTTCAGTAGCCGGTTCAGAAATAATTATACCAATACCCACTATTGACAATACTATTGTTGAACCTTCTGAAGAGTTTAACGGTGTTAAGTCTAGAAATGTAGCAGAAGCTACAAAATACGGTTCATCACCTTCTAGGGTGAGTATAAATACAGAACGTTCGGCATTACGTATTCACGATAATGACGTTGCTACCATTAACTTAAGCAATACTACAGTATTAGAAGCTGCTGGTAATGCAATCATCGAGTTTACACTTAGCCAAGAAGTTCAAAATGCATTTGATATCGACTACGCTACATCAGATAATTCTGCTACAGAACCATCTGATTACTCTAGTAACTCTGGTACGTTTAATTTCAGCGGTCAAGTAACCGATGTTCTTCAAGAAAACTTTAGCATAATAGATGACACTACTATAGAAGGTTCGGAATTCTTTAGTGTTGTTCCTTCTTACAACCCAACTACGGATCTAATCACTAATTATGCACCTCAAAATATTGTTTTTGTAGCTAATGAAGGAGAAATAACAATAACTGACGACGACTTAGATACCGATAATGATGGTGTAAATGATTTAGTCGATGAAGATGATGATAACGATGGTATTGCAGATAGTAACGAAGGTACGGTTGACACCGATGGAGATGGTATTATTGACAGCCTAGATTCTGATTCGGATAATGATGGTTGTCCAGATGCTGTAGAAGCTGGCCATACCGACCCAGACAATGATGGTTATTTAGGTACTTCTCCTGTTAGTGTAAATAATGCAACAGGTTTAGTAATTGGTCAAGGTGGCTATACAGGT includes:
- a CDS encoding flavin reductase family protein, which codes for MKHFSKEELGKMPSRYRAHLINSCTGYKSANLLGSKSEAGISNLAIFNSVVHIGSTPPMLGFILRPLTVKRNTYANFKESGFFTVNQVNESIIKDAHHTAASYDEEISEFSKTKLTETYLDNFQAPYVKESAIKLGCSYVNEYDIKENGCLLIIGAIEHVYLSDDILQNDGWLQLDKAQTVAINGLDAYALPQLLARFAYAKPDEPSKLI
- a CDS encoding zinc ribbon domain-containing protein, with amino-acid sequence MAKKEDSSVEAKLRALYDLQLIDSRVDEIRNVRGELPLEVEDLEDEVLGLKTRMDKLKTDLENINFEIGAKKNLIEEAKTLIKKYGEQQKNVRNSREFNSISKELEFQELEIQLAEKNIKEFKAQIDQKKSVISETKERLSEREAHLKHKKSELNAILAETEKEEKALLEESIKFQDKIEERLVKAYARIRNNVKNGLAVVPIERGASGGSFFTIPPQVQVEIASRKKIITDEHSGRILVDPTLAEEESEKMQKMFAKL
- a CDS encoding DUF4174 domain-containing protein is translated as MKSLKILLIFIMMYSLNIEAQDLSDYKWKNRIVILYETENNIAEVKSALETIESNASKINERDIIVFNYKDSVLYTTEGKATEIKKSSTLPKSYNGYILIGKDGGIKAKSPYPFKIQQLIDLIDSMPMRRSEMKSNK
- a CDS encoding cryptochrome/photolyase family protein, with translation MKIVRLILGDQLNQNHSWFSNVNDDITYVIAEMRQETDYVKHHIQKVVAFFLAMRSFRDDLSEKGHRFIYYKLNDKNNPQDLAQIISNTIKETNAEKFEYQLPDEYRLDKQLQKICSSLAIATDSFDTEHFYTTRYELKDFYTGKKQMVMESFYRMMRKKHSIMVTNDQPEGGTWNYDQSNRNKWKGKTPIPKEKEFSKNVNEIVQMLNDKNVQTFGNIDSTEFPWPVTREECLNTLDYFCNELLPHFGDYQDAMHTDEKFLFHSRLSFAMNAKILAPNEVINTVLDHFYDKSNDINISQVEGFVRQILGWREYMRGIYWKEMPKYKELNTLNNTNKLPEFFWTGDTKMNCLKKAIGQSLDASYAHHIQRLMVIGNFSLLTQIDPDEVDKWYLGVYIDAIEWVEITNTRGMSQFADGGIVATKPYVSSANYINKMSNYCSGCHYSQTKKIGKKACPFNSLYWNFLSDKKEHFIDNQRMNMMLALLNKMDGNKLAEIQERATEIIKNPDAF
- a CDS encoding DASH family cryptochrome; translated protein: MNNLIWFRNDLRVQDNSSLTEAMKGSNVIGFYCFESKFFETDEFGFKRTEKYRANFLIETVQQLKQELEKINIPLFIYHGNSADYLPDLIQNHNINSVFLQKEWTRDEQVILNNVKNNLDPNINIHEVYDQFLFHPDDIPYDDFSLIPNVFTTFRKKCEANSKVRPITTLPNKMPSENLIDTKTKIPTLNYLGLDNYTNHINTAFPFKGGELEALKRIQNYFWETRKLSFYKKTRNGLIGTDYSSKLSAWLANGSISPRTIYWEIKNYEKEIVKNQDTYWLIFELIWRDFFKYISLKHHDAIFKLGGILNNTYDPKTNEKAKHTWINGLTKEPFVNANMKELLETGWMSNRGRQNVASFWSKELEQDWRIGAAYFESMLIDYDVHSNWGNWMYNSGVGNDPRNRKFNIKSQAERYDASGKYQLLWLQETLF
- a CDS encoding FAD-dependent oxidoreductase, whose product is MTQEKKNIAIIGSGLVGSLLAIYLKRYGHQITVFDRRPDIRNVEFSGRSINLAMSNRGWNALKAVGIEEEIKEIAIPLDKRAMHVIGKEQYFQKYGKDGEAIWSISRGVLNRRMIDLAEKNGVEFRFEEKVWDINLPEAKVYTGESEKGEWIEYPFDLVFGCDGAFSRVRHKMQRRSRFDYSQDFIDVGYKELTIPANADGSHKLDKHSFHIWPRGKFMFIAMPNLDGSFTCTLFMPFEGDVSFDSLKTKKDAVHFFNTYFPNVMDDIENLTGDFFKNPTSAMVTMKCYPWTYWDKVALVGDSAHAVVPFYGQGMNAGFEDIYVLNQIIQELGDDWQRIFEIYQERRKPNADAIAELSYRNFVEMSSKTADSNFLLQKKIEKHFAAKHPEKWVPAYSRVTFSNRPYAEALAEGDAQEEIMKKVMSTPGIDEKWDSKEVEELMLKLLG
- a CDS encoding DUF2256 domain-containing protein, giving the protein MAHKKVNLQTKICVTCNKPFSWRKKWERNWDDVKYCGEKCRRNKLKTAIHE